The following coding sequences lie in one Vicinamibacterales bacterium genomic window:
- a CDS encoding ABC transporter permease: MTSLASSIRYAIRQFRLSPVFTAAAVLTLALGIGGTTAIFTLVHAIMLRSLPVSDPARLYRIGDGDDCCVEGGPQDRWGLFSFPLYERLEAEAPEFEEVTAFQAGGARVSVRRQGVDHAARPLRSEYVTGRYFSTLGIGAFGGRVFTTADDRPSAPPVAVLSHHAWQATYGADPSVVGSTFVIEGHPFTVIGVAPPGFFGETLRPNPPDLWLPLQQEPLIDGDGALLHQSVSAWLRVIGRLKPGASTDGMASRLTGVLRRWMRYDSGYPSNWMPDVIRMLPKQAIAVVPAGAGVGVMKEQYGRSLQILLAVCGLVLLVACANVANLLLARAAARRGQTALRLAIGATGRQIVAQALVESVLLALAGGLVGLAVAVGAARLLLALAFPSARFLPIGVRPSFVVLVFAFGLALVTGVAFGAAPAWFATRTNPIDALRRLGRSSGDRSSLARTGLLVVQAMLSVVLVAGATMLARSLANLEQQDFGFRVSQRVVVSLNRPPATYSLPRLTALYREIELRLNRLPGVQGSGLALYNPLTDNWGEMILVSGHPPPKMDGQSGASWDRVSANYLQNLGMPIVRGRHFRAADNETGALVAVVNEAFVKRFFKDGEDPLGQHFGLDLPENAGTFEIIGVVRDAKFAGFALDGPARPMFYVPLTQNVPYKDDLMARVELQSHFVGGIMLVTNASPGALEPVLTRTLAEVDPNLTIISVRTLQQQVDLSFDQERAVASLAGLFGIVALLLAAVGLYGVTAYTVAQRTGEMGIRMALGAGRGKVIGLVLGSAFKRVGVGLALGLPLAVGAGRLISAQLYGVSFWDPIALALAVASLAACALVAAIVPAGRAAAVSPMTALRTE, encoded by the coding sequence ATGACGAGCCTTGCGAGTTCGATCCGCTACGCCATCCGTCAATTCCGGCTGTCGCCCGTCTTCACGGCTGCGGCTGTGCTGACGCTGGCCCTGGGCATCGGCGGTACCACGGCGATATTCACGCTGGTCCACGCCATCATGCTGCGCTCGCTGCCGGTCTCCGACCCGGCACGGCTGTACAGGATCGGCGACGGCGACGACTGCTGCGTCGAGGGCGGACCCCAGGACCGCTGGGGCCTGTTCTCCTTTCCGCTCTACGAGCGGCTCGAGGCCGAGGCGCCGGAATTCGAAGAAGTGACCGCGTTCCAGGCCGGCGGAGCGCGAGTGAGCGTGCGCCGCCAGGGCGTCGACCACGCAGCTCGACCGCTGCGGTCCGAGTACGTGACCGGACGCTACTTCTCGACGCTTGGGATCGGCGCGTTCGGTGGGCGTGTGTTCACGACTGCCGACGACAGGCCGTCGGCACCACCCGTTGCCGTGCTCAGCCATCACGCGTGGCAGGCCACGTACGGCGCCGACCCGTCGGTTGTAGGATCCACGTTCGTCATCGAAGGCCACCCGTTCACGGTGATTGGCGTGGCGCCACCGGGGTTCTTCGGCGAGACGCTGCGGCCAAATCCGCCCGATCTCTGGCTCCCGCTGCAGCAGGAGCCGCTCATCGACGGCGACGGCGCGTTGCTGCATCAGTCCGTCTCCGCCTGGCTGCGCGTCATCGGCCGCCTGAAACCTGGCGCGTCTACCGACGGCATGGCTTCGCGCCTGACCGGAGTGCTCCGCCGGTGGATGCGATACGACTCCGGCTATCCCTCCAACTGGATGCCGGACGTGATCCGCATGCTCCCCAAACAGGCGATCGCCGTCGTCCCGGCGGGTGCAGGCGTCGGCGTCATGAAGGAGCAGTACGGACGCAGCCTGCAGATCCTGCTGGCTGTCTGTGGCCTCGTGCTCCTCGTGGCGTGTGCGAACGTCGCAAACCTGCTGCTGGCCCGCGCCGCCGCCCGCCGCGGACAGACGGCCCTACGTCTCGCGATTGGCGCGACCGGGCGGCAGATTGTCGCGCAGGCGCTCGTCGAAAGCGTGCTCCTTGCGTTGGCGGGCGGGCTGGTTGGCCTCGCGGTGGCTGTCGGCGCTGCCCGCCTGCTGCTCGCGCTCGCCTTCCCCAGCGCCCGCTTTCTCCCGATTGGCGTTCGGCCGTCGTTCGTTGTGCTGGTCTTCGCCTTCGGCCTGGCGCTCGTGACCGGTGTCGCGTTCGGTGCCGCTCCCGCCTGGTTTGCGACGCGCACGAACCCGATCGACGCGCTGCGCAGACTGGGTCGAAGCAGTGGCGACCGCTCGTCGCTCGCCCGGACCGGGCTGCTCGTCGTGCAGGCGATGCTGTCGGTCGTGCTCGTGGCGGGCGCGACGATGCTGGCGAGGAGCCTCGCGAACCTGGAACAGCAGGATTTCGGCTTTCGGGTATCGCAACGCGTGGTCGTGTCCCTGAACAGACCGCCCGCGACCTACTCGCTTCCGCGCCTGACCGCGCTCTACCGCGAGATCGAGCTGCGCCTCAATCGTCTACCCGGCGTGCAAGGCTCGGGGTTGGCGCTCTACAATCCGCTCACCGACAACTGGGGCGAGATGATTCTCGTTTCGGGCCATCCGCCGCCGAAGATGGATGGGCAGTCGGGTGCGTCGTGGGATCGGGTGAGCGCCAACTACCTCCAGAATCTCGGCATGCCAATCGTGCGCGGCCGGCACTTCCGTGCTGCCGACAACGAAACGGGAGCGCTCGTAGCCGTCGTGAACGAGGCGTTCGTGAAGCGGTTCTTCAAGGACGGCGAAGATCCGCTCGGTCAGCACTTCGGGCTCGACCTGCCCGAGAACGCGGGCACGTTCGAGATCATCGGGGTGGTGCGCGACGCGAAATTCGCGGGGTTCGCGCTCGACGGGCCGGCGCGTCCGATGTTCTACGTGCCGCTCACCCAGAACGTCCCCTACAAGGACGATCTCATGGCACGAGTCGAGCTGCAGTCCCACTTCGTCGGCGGGATCATGCTGGTGACGAATGCCTCGCCCGGCGCGCTCGAACCGGTGCTGACCAGGACGCTGGCGGAGGTGGACCCGAACCTGACGATCATCAGCGTGAGGACCCTTCAGCAGCAGGTCGACCTCTCGTTCGATCAGGAGCGCGCGGTGGCGAGCCTCGCCGGCTTGTTCGGGATCGTTGCCCTGCTACTGGCCGCTGTCGGGCTGTACGGCGTGACGGCCTACACCGTCGCCCAGCGGACGGGCGAGATGGGCATCCGCATGGCGCTCGGCGCCGGCCGGGGCAAGGTGATTGGGTTGGTGCTCGGTTCCGCGTTCAAGCGCGTCGGGGTGGGGCTCGCCCTGGGCCTGCCGCTGGCCGTCGGCGCCGGACGGCTCATCTCCGCGCAGCTCTACGGTGTGTCGTTCTGGGACCCGATCGCGCTGGCGCTCGCCGTCGCATCCCTTGCCGCGTGCGCGTTGGTCGCGGCGATCGTCCCGGCCGGCCGCGCCGCGGCCGTTTCGCCGATGACTGCGCTCAGAACGGAGTAG
- a CDS encoding ABC transporter permease yields MEWWRELRISARTMVRHRGATLVAILSIGLGIGASLSVFSFIDALLFRPLPFHQPERVVGVYTSGRDGALFYGPNSYPDYCDFRDRTRSLSGLAASSPMAVTMRGGGESERVFAELVSGNYFQTVGVNAMLGRTLVPDDDREDAPTATAVISHGYWKRKYGAETAIVGRTVQLNGHPFVVTGVAPPSFRGTLRGLIVDVWIPILQSSALMPPELRTTGWTKVRGTRTLLLLGRLGAGVPVSKARAEFWTIAGRLYQDHPDTWRDANGRARVVSILSESQFRIFPAARAPVVAFMTLLALVVLLVLLVACVNVANLMLAQSAARAGEMAMRLALGATRWQIVRQVLVESLLLSVGGGLVGLALSQWLTGALSAFRPPASVPVGVDASMDRMVLSVAVLLVIGTGILVGLAPAWSSSGLRPAAVLKGQAGSVRRRRRVRQTFVAAQVAAGVLLSATAGLVLRSLQQAERLDLGFDPRGVLILSVEPGSRYGSASKTREFYDRVMTTMATLPGVRSASLAQFVPLGVVSERQQVVVGDRQDRDGAPDVAYNIVTSEHFDTMRIPILRGRSFGPESRGGSPTVAIVNQTFAARYWPGRDPIGRRIRLERAPDWLEVIGVAGTGKYVTVNEEPTPYVYLPLGQHNVSSVVLHVRADGNPHVMARSIVARLGSIDRDVPIFDVRSLEDQVGVSIMPVRLAASVLGVMALLAMALAAVGVYGVAAFSVARRTREIGIRVALGATRLQVLRVVLREGVVVVMGGAAAGLVVSGVFARLARGLLFGVAPYDPVVLAATTFVLIVTGVVACYVPALRAARLHPALALRQE; encoded by the coding sequence ATGGAATGGTGGCGGGAACTGCGGATCAGCGCGCGAACGATGGTTCGACACAGGGGCGCGACACTCGTCGCCATTCTGTCGATCGGCCTCGGCATCGGCGCGAGCCTGAGCGTCTTCAGCTTCATCGACGCGCTCCTGTTTCGGCCTCTCCCGTTCCACCAGCCGGAACGCGTCGTCGGCGTCTACACGAGCGGCCGTGACGGCGCTCTGTTCTACGGGCCCAACTCGTACCCGGACTACTGCGACTTCCGTGACCGCACGAGGTCGCTGTCGGGACTGGCCGCCTCCTCCCCGATGGCGGTCACCATGCGAGGCGGCGGCGAGAGCGAACGCGTGTTTGCGGAGCTCGTCAGCGGAAACTACTTCCAGACGGTTGGCGTCAACGCGATGCTGGGCCGCACGTTGGTTCCCGACGACGATCGCGAGGACGCGCCAACGGCGACCGCCGTCATCAGTCATGGGTACTGGAAGCGGAAATACGGGGCCGAGACGGCCATCGTGGGCCGCACGGTACAGCTCAACGGGCACCCCTTCGTGGTCACCGGCGTTGCTCCTCCGTCGTTCCGTGGCACGCTGCGGGGCCTGATCGTCGATGTCTGGATTCCGATCCTGCAGTCGAGCGCACTGATGCCGCCCGAACTCCGGACAACAGGGTGGACGAAGGTGCGCGGCACGCGGACGCTGCTCCTGCTGGGCCGTTTGGGGGCCGGCGTCCCGGTGTCCAAGGCTCGGGCTGAGTTCTGGACGATTGCTGGGCGGTTGTACCAGGATCACCCCGACACGTGGCGAGATGCGAATGGCCGGGCCCGCGTGGTCAGCATCTTGTCCGAGAGCCAGTTCCGCATCTTCCCGGCGGCTCGCGCGCCGGTGGTCGCCTTCATGACGCTGTTGGCGCTCGTGGTCCTGCTCGTGCTGCTCGTCGCGTGCGTGAACGTGGCGAACCTGATGCTCGCGCAATCCGCGGCCCGCGCAGGGGAGATGGCGATGCGGCTGGCGCTCGGCGCGACGCGCTGGCAGATCGTCCGGCAGGTCCTCGTCGAGAGCCTGCTCCTGTCGGTCGGCGGCGGCCTCGTCGGCCTCGCGCTGTCTCAGTGGCTCACCGGGGCGCTGTCCGCGTTTCGCCCTCCGGCCTCCGTTCCCGTCGGCGTCGACGCATCCATGGATCGCATGGTGCTCAGCGTCGCCGTGTTGCTCGTGATCGGGACTGGCATTCTCGTCGGCCTGGCACCAGCCTGGTCCAGTTCTGGCCTCCGGCCGGCCGCCGTGCTCAAGGGACAGGCGGGATCCGTGCGGCGGCGGCGGCGCGTGCGTCAGACTTTCGTGGCCGCGCAGGTGGCCGCCGGCGTCCTGCTCTCGGCCACCGCCGGCCTCGTGTTGAGGAGCCTTCAGCAGGCGGAGCGTCTCGACCTCGGGTTCGATCCTCGCGGCGTGCTGATTCTCAGCGTGGAACCAGGGTCGCGGTACGGGAGCGCATCGAAGACCCGTGAGTTCTACGACCGTGTCATGACGACGATGGCCACGCTGCCCGGCGTGCGGAGCGCGAGCCTCGCGCAGTTCGTCCCACTCGGCGTCGTGTCTGAGCGCCAACAGGTGGTTGTCGGCGACCGCCAGGACCGCGACGGCGCGCCGGATGTCGCGTACAACATCGTCACGTCCGAGCACTTCGATACGATGCGAATTCCGATCCTGCGGGGCCGATCGTTCGGCCCGGAGAGCCGCGGAGGTTCTCCCACTGTGGCAATCGTCAACCAGACGTTTGCAGCCCGATACTGGCCCGGGCGGGATCCCATCGGCCGGCGCATCCGGCTCGAGCGGGCGCCCGATTGGCTCGAGGTGATCGGGGTGGCGGGAACCGGAAAGTACGTGACGGTCAACGAGGAGCCGACGCCATATGTCTACCTGCCGCTCGGCCAGCACAACGTCTCCTCAGTGGTCCTTCACGTGCGGGCGGACGGGAATCCGCACGTCATGGCGCGGTCGATCGTTGCGCGACTCGGCTCAATCGATCGCGACGTGCCGATCTTCGACGTACGATCGCTCGAGGATCAGGTCGGCGTCTCGATCATGCCGGTCCGGCTCGCCGCCTCGGTCCTCGGCGTCATGGCGCTGCTCGCCATGGCGCTCGCAGCCGTTGGTGTCTACGGCGTGGCCGCATTTTCGGTGGCTCGCCGCACTCGAGAGATCGGCATCCGGGTCGCGCTCGGCGCCACACGCCTGCAGGTTCTCCGCGTCGTGCTGCGCGAGGGCGTGGTGGTCGTGATGGGCGGCGCGGCCGCGGGTCTCGTCGTGTCCGGCGTGTTCGCCCGCCTGGCGCGCGGCCTGCTGTTCGGCGTGGCACCCTACGACCCCGTCGTGCTCGCCGCGACGACGTTCGTCCTGATCGTCACGGGCGTCGTTGCCTGCTATGTGCCGGCGCTCCGCGCTGCCCGTCTTCACCCTGCCCTCGCGCTTCGACAGGAGTAG
- a CDS encoding ABC transporter ATP-binding protein: MTQLGLQERSDLRTFWRFVAPHRRRLWLAAATMLLTVAVQLPLPFLTMVIVDRLVKARDLSLFSIVVVGLFAILAFNAIVTMAHTLVVVMLREHVLGSFHLEILERLQRASLIALENHPPGFLASRVRADLVRLNAILAGPLLGILQSAILLVGGALSLTLLSWKLALVCLATLPAFALTIIVFNRRIRACAQLAQDARAQVGWGLQEVLARVPVVKAFGAEWDGRLRQRSQLLHMVNTVVREEMTSAAARRSTYLVSTVAPFVVLWFGAAECLAGRMSVGQLVAFQAFISYVFSPLQAVLSQNVDVQSALVSLRRLVELRNLPGERRTGVGPVPHRFDLCAESIVFRYPSGPPVLDRLSFHVDQGERLAIVGASGCGKSTVLRLLLRFYDPESGRILLGGIDVRQLDIAQYRSHLAVVFEDPYLLSGTVEENLRLARRSASSQQIEEAVSLACASEFIRALPRGLDTRIGEGGIALSNGQRLRLGIARAMLKDAPIVLLDEPTKGLDEQTATAVLAHLDSYLRGRTAIVISHDPAVVAIADRVCDLRVPFVEADVDESFRPSAPAIHSQLFAAAHARLGEGNRPLHPGRSFGCPTTPRGPRPAAHHLGDWRSR; the protein is encoded by the coding sequence GTGACGCAACTCGGACTCCAGGAGCGATCCGATCTCAGGACCTTCTGGCGCTTCGTCGCGCCGCATCGACGGCGCCTGTGGCTGGCCGCCGCAACGATGCTGCTGACCGTTGCCGTGCAGCTCCCGCTCCCGTTCCTGACGATGGTGATCGTCGATCGCCTCGTGAAAGCGCGGGACCTCTCCCTGTTCTCCATCGTGGTCGTCGGCCTGTTCGCGATCCTGGCGTTCAACGCGATCGTGACGATGGCGCACACGCTGGTCGTCGTCATGCTGCGCGAGCACGTTCTCGGGAGCTTCCATCTGGAGATCCTCGAGCGGCTGCAGCGCGCATCGTTGATCGCGCTCGAGAATCACCCGCCGGGGTTCCTGGCGTCCCGCGTGCGTGCCGATCTGGTTCGCCTCAACGCCATCCTGGCCGGCCCGCTGCTCGGCATCCTCCAGAGTGCGATTCTGCTCGTGGGCGGAGCCCTCAGCCTGACGCTGCTGTCCTGGAAGCTCGCTCTCGTGTGCCTGGCCACGCTGCCGGCGTTCGCCCTGACCATCATCGTGTTCAACCGGAGGATTCGCGCCTGCGCGCAGCTCGCGCAGGACGCCCGCGCGCAGGTCGGGTGGGGGCTTCAGGAAGTGCTGGCGAGGGTGCCCGTCGTCAAGGCGTTCGGGGCCGAGTGGGACGGCCGTTTGCGCCAGAGGTCGCAACTCCTCCATATGGTGAACACGGTCGTCCGCGAGGAGATGACGTCGGCAGCGGCCCGGCGCTCGACGTACCTGGTCAGCACCGTTGCGCCGTTCGTCGTCTTGTGGTTCGGGGCCGCCGAGTGTCTGGCCGGCCGCATGTCGGTCGGTCAACTGGTCGCCTTCCAGGCGTTCATCAGCTACGTCTTCTCTCCGCTTCAGGCTGTGCTGAGCCAGAACGTCGACGTGCAGAGCGCACTCGTTTCACTTCGGCGGCTGGTGGAGCTGCGGAACCTCCCCGGTGAACGCCGCACCGGGGTGGGGCCGGTTCCGCACCGGTTCGACCTCTGTGCCGAGTCGATCGTCTTCCGCTATCCTTCCGGCCCCCCCGTCCTCGACCGGCTCTCCTTTCACGTCGACCAGGGGGAGCGGCTCGCGATCGTCGGCGCGAGCGGCTGCGGCAAGTCGACCGTGCTACGCCTGCTCCTGCGGTTCTACGATCCGGAGAGCGGGCGCATCCTGCTGGGCGGAATCGACGTGCGCCAGCTCGACATCGCACAGTACCGATCTCATCTCGCCGTGGTGTTCGAAGATCCGTACCTGCTGAGCGGCACGGTCGAAGAGAACCTCCGCCTCGCGAGGCGGAGCGCATCGAGTCAACAGATCGAGGAGGCTGTCTCGCTCGCGTGTGCCAGCGAGTTCATCCGCGCACTGCCTCGCGGTCTCGACACCCGAATCGGCGAGGGCGGAATCGCCCTGTCGAACGGCCAGAGACTCCGGTTGGGCATCGCCCGCGCGATGCTCAAAGACGCGCCGATCGTGCTGCTCGACGAGCCAACCAAGGGGCTCGACGAGCAGACCGCGACCGCGGTCCTGGCACACCTGGACAGCTACCTGCGCGGCCGCACCGCAATCGTCATCTCGCACGACCCGGCGGTCGTGGCGATTGCGGACCGGGTCTGCGACTTGCGCGTTCCGTTTGTGGAGGCCGACGTCGACGAGTCGTTCCGCCCTTCCGCGCCGGCGATCCACAGCCAGCTCTTCGCAGCCGCACACGCCCGGCTTGGCGAAGGGAATCGTCCACTGCACCCGGGGCGGTCTTTCGGCTGCCCCACCACCCCGCGCGGCCCTCGACCGGCCGCGCATCACCTCGGAGACTGGAGGTCACGATGA
- a CDS encoding NTP transferase domain-containing protein, with protein MATATSSARDALTGAIIAAGRGSRMNGAFRGLPKTLLPVGGRPVLLHQLDAMHGLGISRVLLVLGCGRERVIDYLSVVRPEPGTIEVIEQSSTRGSGDAVLCLQPHVRGPFALFLGDIFFVPARGSRLLDPVLDGTSDAVVAIVEERDPMRFHRNFRVVLGPDRRVTRVIEKPPMGETGLKGCGVYSFTPAIFEALERTPRAANGELGITDAIQTLIDRGARVRAECVSTFDVNLTTPEDLAWCEARLAARARVS; from the coding sequence ATGGCTACCGCGACTTCTTCTGCTCGTGACGCGCTGACCGGCGCGATCATCGCCGCAGGCCGAGGCAGCCGGATGAATGGGGCGTTCCGCGGCCTGCCCAAGACGCTGCTTCCGGTGGGCGGTCGTCCGGTGCTCCTCCACCAGCTCGACGCGATGCACGGGCTCGGGATCTCCCGGGTGCTGCTGGTCCTCGGCTGCGGAAGGGAGCGCGTGATTGACTACCTGTCGGTCGTCCGGCCGGAGCCCGGCACGATCGAAGTCATCGAACAGTCGAGCACACGCGGATCGGGTGATGCGGTTCTCTGTCTCCAGCCGCACGTGAGGGGTCCCTTTGCGCTGTTCCTCGGTGACATCTTCTTCGTGCCCGCTCGAGGGTCCCGCTTGCTGGACCCCGTGCTCGACGGTACGAGCGACGCCGTCGTCGCCATCGTCGAGGAACGCGATCCCATGCGGTTCCACCGCAACTTCCGGGTGGTGCTCGGCCCTGACCGGCGCGTGACGCGGGTCATCGAGAAGCCCCCGATGGGGGAGACCGGGCTCAAGGGATGCGGCGTCTACTCGTTCACTCCGGCCATCTTCGAGGCGCTCGAACGGACGCCCCGCGCCGCGAACGGCGAACTCGGCATCACCGACGCCATCCAGACCCTGATCGACCGCGGTGCCCGCGTGCGCGCGGAGTGCGTCTCGACCTTCGACGTCAACCTGACCACGCCGGAAGACCTGGCGTGGTGCGAGGCGCGGCTGGCCGCGCGGGCGAGGGTGTCGTGA
- a CDS encoding glycosyltransferase family 4 protein yields MRVDGSLTAATVPDAGGIEHAMRLAAGRENELPAPPPWFDSPFGVLGITADGVCGLLTDLEDALGVRVENGELRPDTLQSPRTLSAMVRSKVLVARRPKKRIVHVTSDYLPHLSGTQRQIADICAHLSEPLEHLVFTYDRRPDLPAHAVIDGVPVARFTVPRWTDVCRLRRRVATFGAAGAGDAEALCNYTVGSSDLFGALQQSNADAIVTYFYPQVLAQDVVEFFPSRQWLLVPSFFQPPGLRGGDRCWYDAERIGKLLVLQEPDYRHALAWGIPRQKLVQLPYPVDTDRFRPLPVERDKETLLFVGRLTANKGVRAFLETFRGMVDHRPALRLRLVGDIESSAPVERQEIGCLRAAIERLGLTNHVEFAGRREGDDVVAEYSRCRIHVLPSIADFYSYVTAEALACGMTCVNLDLPSYHWQRSRVDGAPLVHLCQDLPEMGRKILGLLDSDEFVDHRDYMVAHFSWKVLHDGYRDFFCS; encoded by the coding sequence ATGCGCGTGGACGGTTCTCTCACCGCGGCGACCGTCCCGGACGCTGGCGGCATCGAGCACGCCATGAGGCTGGCCGCGGGACGGGAGAACGAGCTGCCGGCGCCGCCACCGTGGTTCGATTCACCCTTCGGCGTCCTGGGCATCACGGCCGACGGCGTGTGCGGGCTGCTCACCGACCTCGAGGACGCACTGGGCGTGAGGGTCGAAAACGGCGAGCTTCGACCGGACACGCTGCAGAGCCCTCGGACACTGTCCGCGATGGTTCGGTCGAAAGTCCTCGTCGCGCGGAGGCCAAAGAAGCGCATCGTCCACGTGACGTCCGATTATCTGCCCCACCTGTCCGGCACGCAGCGCCAGATCGCGGACATCTGCGCTCACCTGTCCGAGCCGCTCGAACACCTCGTCTTCACCTACGACAGGCGCCCGGACCTGCCGGCGCACGCGGTCATCGACGGGGTTCCGGTCGCGCGCTTCACGGTTCCCCGGTGGACCGACGTGTGCCGGCTTCGGCGGCGGGTGGCAACATTCGGTGCGGCTGGTGCTGGCGACGCCGAGGCGCTCTGCAACTACACGGTCGGATCCTCCGATCTGTTCGGCGCGCTTCAGCAGTCGAACGCCGACGCCATCGTCACCTACTTCTACCCGCAGGTCCTCGCTCAGGACGTGGTCGAGTTCTTCCCATCGCGGCAGTGGCTGCTCGTGCCGTCCTTCTTCCAGCCGCCAGGCCTTCGTGGCGGCGACCGGTGCTGGTACGACGCCGAACGCATCGGCAAGCTGCTCGTGTTGCAGGAGCCCGACTACCGGCACGCGTTGGCGTGGGGCATTCCGCGGCAGAAGCTGGTACAGCTTCCGTACCCCGTCGACACCGATCGGTTCAGGCCGCTTCCCGTCGAACGTGACAAGGAGACGCTGCTGTTCGTCGGTCGCCTGACAGCGAACAAGGGCGTGCGGGCGTTCCTCGAGACCTTCCGGGGGATGGTGGACCACCGTCCGGCACTACGACTGCGGCTCGTGGGCGACATCGAGTCGTCTGCGCCGGTCGAGCGGCAGGAAATCGGTTGCCTTCGGGCGGCGATCGAACGGCTCGGCCTGACGAATCACGTCGAGTTCGCGGGACGTCGCGAGGGCGACGATGTGGTCGCCGAGTACTCCCGGTGCCGGATTCACGTCCTGCCGTCGATCGCCGACTTCTACTCCTACGTCACGGCGGAAGCGCTGGCCTGCGGCATGACGTGCGTCAACCTCGACCTGCCGTCGTATCACTGGCAACGATCGCGCGTCGATGGCGCCCCATTGGTCCACCTGTGCCAGGACCTGCCGGAGATGGGCCGGAAGATCCTGGGGCTTCTCGACTCGGACGAGTTCGTCGATCACCGCGACTACATGGTCGCGCACTTCAGTTGGAAGGTGCTTCACGATGGCTACCGCGACTTCTTCTGCTCGTGA
- a CDS encoding CPBP family intramembrane glutamic endopeptidase yields the protein MNQPTIRSRVWPLFAPLCEVLIFLVSFLVLSLVCVIPVALLTHTRVVGIWFILPFTLLFVAAYQHFVHREGLNNLGVVRDARLVRALAIGFVVAGVAVGGIGAVHHAAGWTDLRRVTITGLPVQLAAVGVGLGVVINLGIGLGEELLFRGYVLTRLLRGYRAVPVAVVASSVLYSLIHAFKGVGVLVLLNLFLLGVVLALAVIVTRSLWLAIGIHAGWDFWGDGIYFYRVPAFEVSRVFTFNYHLGSHLELVVFKIVTALFLLVVAAGLLMLARRQGGWAAPVREAA from the coding sequence GTGAATCAACCCACCATCCGGTCACGCGTCTGGCCGTTGTTCGCACCGCTCTGCGAGGTCCTGATCTTCCTCGTATCGTTCCTCGTGCTGTCCCTCGTCTGCGTCATTCCGGTCGCGCTGCTCACCCATACGCGGGTCGTGGGCATCTGGTTCATCCTGCCGTTCACTCTCCTGTTCGTCGCGGCCTACCAGCACTTCGTCCACCGCGAAGGCCTGAACAACCTGGGCGTCGTGCGGGATGCGAGGCTCGTTCGGGCGCTCGCGATTGGGTTCGTGGTGGCGGGCGTGGCGGTCGGCGGCATCGGCGCGGTGCACCATGCTGCGGGTTGGACCGATCTTCGCCGCGTGACAATCACCGGACTCCCGGTGCAACTGGCCGCCGTGGGCGTGGGCCTCGGGGTCGTCATCAACCTGGGCATCGGACTCGGCGAGGAACTGCTCTTCCGCGGGTACGTGCTGACGCGGCTCCTCCGAGGCTATCGCGCGGTTCCGGTGGCCGTCGTCGCCTCCTCGGTGCTCTACAGCCTCATCCATGCGTTCAAGGGCGTGGGCGTTCTCGTGCTCCTCAATCTCTTCCTGCTCGGCGTGGTCCTCGCGCTCGCGGTGATCGTGACCCGGTCGCTGTGGTTGGCGATCGGCATTCACGCCGGGTGGGACTTCTGGGGCGACGGCATCTATTTCTACCGCGTTCCGGCGTTCGAGGTATCCCGGGTGTTCACCTTCAACTATCACCTCGGCAGTCACCTCGAGCTGGTGGTTTTCAAAATCGTGACGGCGCTCTTCCTGCTCGTCGTCGCGGCTGGCCTGCTGATGCTCGCCCGGCGCCAGGGCGGTTGGGCGGCACCGGTGCGGGAGGCCGCGTGA